In Thunnus maccoyii chromosome 11, fThuMac1.1, whole genome shotgun sequence, one genomic interval encodes:
- the LOC121906992 gene encoding ADP-ribosylation factor-like protein 4C produces MGNSFSNISAFQSLHIVMLGLDSAGKTTVLYRLKFNEFVNTVPTIGFNTEKIKLSNGTAKGISCHFWDVGGQEKLRPLWKSYSRCTDGIIYVVDSVDVDRLEEAKTELHKVTKFAENQGTPLLVIANKQDLPKSLPVADIEKQLALHELTPSTTYHIQPACAIIGEGLHEGMDKLYEMILKRRKSLKQKKKR; encoded by the coding sequence ATGGGCAACAGCTTCTCCAACATCTCCGCCTTCCAGTCTCTTCACATCGTCATGCTGGGTTTGGACTCTGCTGGGAAGACCACCGTTCTTTATAGACTCAAATTCAATGAATTTGTCAACACTGTACCTACAATCGGATTCAACACCGAAAAGATCAAACTGAGTAACGGCACCGCCAAGGGCATCAGTTGTCATTTCTGGGACGTAGGAGGCCAGGAGAAGCTGAGGCCCCTGTGGAAGTCCTACAGCCGGTGCACTGATGGGATCATCTATGTTGTGGACTCTGTGGATGTTGACAGGCTGGAGGAGGCCAAGACCGAACTGCACAAAGTCACCAAGTTTGCGGAGAACCAGGGCACGCCGCTGCTGGTCATCGCCAACAAACAGGACCTGCCCAAATCTCTGCCTGTGGCGGATATTGAGAAGCAGCTGGCCCTGCACGAGCTCACCCCCTCCACCACCTATCACATCCAGCCTGCATGCGCTATAATAGGTGAGGGACTTCACGAGGGTATGGACAAACTGTATGAAATGATACTGAAGAGGAGGAAATCCctgaagcagaagaagaagcggTAA